From a region of the Candidatus Sulfotelmatobacter sp. genome:
- a CDS encoding MFS transporter: MTAAAAPRVSVLGRIDRLPPSRYLLGVIARIASGGWFEFYELFMPGFIAPGFVRSGIYTIENKGLFDYHSFASFLASFFVGMFLSTAVFGFVSDRVGRRAVFVSSMVVYSLAQLAIVFLSDPLLIDTARLIAGFAVGMQLVNNDSYMAELTPRSLRGKYMTTSFVFVLSAIPVAAFLAAWLVPHDPLGFSGWRWVVLIGALSGIVVFFVQRGLPESPRWLEAHGRAAEADAVVTRIEQGVIAERGGSLPPPDPSSPELGMQQGHWQEMFSRFYLPRTLMISVFQFCQTIAVFGFTSFVPVLLTKQGFPIIHTLTYTAIIVLLAPVGALVGSYFAERVERKWQLVLTAILIGVAGTIFAGARNVPLILVCGGLIALGNNWMISVFHPYAAELFPTRIRARAIGFTFSWSRISSIFVGYWVGNLLAAYGTVGVFTMIDAAMLAIIIGIGVFGPVTNGRALEALSP, from the coding sequence TTGACCGCCGCGGCCGCGCCGCGCGTCTCCGTGCTGGGGCGCATCGATCGGCTGCCGCCCTCGCGCTATCTGCTCGGCGTCATCGCTCGCATCGCGAGCGGCGGCTGGTTCGAGTTCTACGAGCTGTTCATGCCGGGCTTCATCGCCCCCGGCTTCGTGCGCTCGGGAATCTACACCATCGAGAACAAGGGGCTGTTCGACTACCACAGCTTCGCCAGCTTCCTGGCCTCGTTCTTCGTGGGGATGTTCCTGAGCACCGCGGTATTCGGGTTCGTCTCCGACCGCGTCGGCCGGCGCGCCGTCTTCGTCTCCTCGATGGTCGTCTACTCGCTCGCGCAGCTCGCGATCGTGTTCCTGAGCGACCCGCTCCTCATCGACACCGCGCGGCTGATCGCGGGCTTCGCGGTCGGCATGCAGCTGGTGAACAACGACAGCTACATGGCCGAGCTGACGCCGCGCAGCCTACGCGGCAAGTACATGACGACCTCGTTCGTCTTCGTGCTCTCGGCGATCCCGGTCGCCGCGTTCCTGGCCGCCTGGCTCGTGCCACACGACCCGCTCGGGTTCTCAGGCTGGCGCTGGGTGGTGCTGATCGGCGCGCTCAGCGGAATCGTCGTCTTCTTCGTCCAGCGCGGGCTGCCGGAATCGCCGCGCTGGCTCGAGGCGCATGGGCGTGCCGCCGAGGCCGACGCCGTCGTCACCCGCATCGAGCAGGGCGTGATCGCCGAACGCGGCGGTTCGCTGCCGCCGCCCGATCCGAGCTCGCCGGAGCTGGGGATGCAGCAAGGTCATTGGCAAGAGATGTTCAGCCGCTTCTACCTGCCGCGCACGCTGATGATCTCGGTGTTCCAGTTCTGCCAGACGATTGCGGTCTTCGGCTTCACCTCGTTCGTGCCGGTGCTCTTGACCAAACAGGGCTTCCCGATCATCCACACGCTGACGTACACGGCGATCATCGTGCTGCTGGCACCGGTCGGCGCGCTGGTCGGCAGCTACTTCGCCGAACGCGTCGAGCGCAAGTGGCAGCTGGTGCTGACCGCGATCCTCATCGGCGTCGCCGGGACGATCTTCGCCGGGGCGCGGAACGTGCCGCTGATCCTGGTCTGCGGCGGCTTGATCGCGCTCGGCAACAACTGGATGATCAGCGTCTTTCACCCCTACGCGGCCGAGCTGTTCCCGACCCGCATCCGCGCTCGCGCGATCGGCTTCACCTTCTCGTGGAGCCGGATCAGCTCGATCTTCGTCGGCTACTGGGTCGGGAATCTGTTGGCCGCGTACGGCACGGTCGGCGTCTTCACCATGATCGACGCGGCGATGCTGGCCATCATCATCGGTATCGGCGTCTTCGGCCCGGTCACCAACGGCCGCGCCCTCGAAGCGCTCTCGCCCTGA
- a CDS encoding MmgE/PrpD family protein, whose translation MSSGVTRTLARYVVEARPDALPAPVRKEAARAVVNWAGCAIGGSHHETLDVAIAALGPFSGPATASVLGRSERLDPLHAALMNGISSHVFDFDDTHLRTVIHPAGPVASALLAWAEQRPMRGTDFVNAFVLGVEVECRIGNAVYPEHYDVGWHITGTTGVFGAAAAIGKVLGLDEQHMAWALGLAATQPVGLREMFGTMTKSFHPGRSAQNGLAAALLAERGFTCSEQAIEAPRGWANVLSVARDYDEITQGLGERYELLANTYKPFACGIVIHPTIDGCIQLRNAEQLVPGDIASVALRVHPLVLELTGKKTPQTGLEGKFSVYHAAAVALIAGAAGEPQFSDAVVADPAVVALRDRIRAEIDPALAADQAHVAITLTDGTMYELHVEHAIGSLARPMTDADLEAKFHGLADPILGPEQARRVLALCWDVAGLGDVAQLAQAARREAPVANGHAAMAVTR comes from the coding sequence ATGTCGAGTGGAGTGACGCGCACGCTGGCCCGCTACGTCGTCGAGGCGCGCCCCGACGCGCTGCCCGCGCCGGTCCGCAAAGAAGCCGCCCGTGCCGTCGTCAACTGGGCCGGCTGTGCGATCGGCGGGTCGCACCACGAGACGCTGGACGTCGCGATCGCCGCGCTCGGACCGTTCTCGGGGCCGGCGACCGCGAGCGTCCTCGGGCGTTCCGAACGGCTCGACCCGCTCCACGCGGCGCTGATGAACGGCATCAGCTCGCACGTGTTCGACTTCGACGACACGCACTTGCGTACGGTCATCCACCCCGCCGGCCCGGTCGCGAGCGCGCTCCTGGCCTGGGCGGAGCAGCGGCCGATGAGGGGCACCGACTTCGTCAACGCGTTCGTGCTCGGGGTCGAGGTCGAGTGCCGGATCGGCAACGCCGTCTACCCGGAGCACTACGACGTCGGCTGGCACATCACCGGGACGACCGGTGTCTTCGGCGCCGCCGCGGCGATCGGCAAGGTCCTCGGATTGGACGAACAGCACATGGCGTGGGCGCTCGGGCTGGCGGCGACGCAGCCGGTCGGCCTGCGCGAGATGTTCGGCACGATGACCAAGAGCTTCCATCCCGGCCGCTCCGCGCAGAACGGTCTGGCCGCGGCGCTCCTCGCGGAGCGCGGTTTCACCTGCTCGGAGCAGGCGATCGAAGCGCCGCGCGGCTGGGCCAACGTGCTCAGCGTGGCGCGCGACTACGACGAGATCACGCAGGGACTCGGCGAGCGCTACGAGCTGTTGGCGAATACCTACAAGCCGTTCGCGTGCGGCATCGTCATCCACCCCACCATCGACGGCTGCATCCAGTTGCGCAACGCCGAGCAGCTCGTGCCCGGCGACATCGCGTCGGTCGCGCTGCGCGTGCACCCGCTGGTGCTCGAGCTGACCGGCAAGAAAACGCCGCAGACGGGGCTCGAAGGGAAGTTCAGCGTCTATCACGCGGCCGCCGTCGCGCTGATCGCCGGTGCCGCCGGCGAGCCGCAGTTCTCCGACGCGGTGGTCGCCGATCCGGCGGTCGTCGCGCTGCGCGATCGCATCCGCGCGGAGATCGATCCGGCGCTGGCCGCGGACCAAGCCCACGTCGCGATCACGCTCACCGACGGCACCATGTACGAGCTGCACGTCGAGCACGCGATCGGCTCGCTGGCACGCCCGATGACCGATGCCGACCTCGAGGCGAAGTTCCACGGCCTGGCCGATCCGATTCTCGGCCCGGAACAAGCGCGGCGCGTGCTCGCGCTCTGCTGGGACGTCGCCGGGCTCGGCGACGTCGCCCAGCTCGCGCAGGCCGCGCGGCGCGAGGCACCGGTGGCCAACGGACACGCCGCCATGGCGGTGACGCGTTGA
- a CDS encoding SET domain-containing protein-lysine N-methyltransferase, producing MKLAPGLRVGPSAIHGRGCFATARFARRRKIAEYTGERITNAEAARRSAGRPVLRISGLDQRWSIDGGRGGNGTHYINHSCRPNAFLQTFGKRLLVLALRDIRPGEEITVDYVDTYHSDRKRCGCRVPGCRGTINKPKRA from the coding sequence ATGAAGCTCGCACCGGGACTGCGCGTCGGGCCGTCGGCGATTCACGGCCGCGGCTGCTTCGCCACCGCGCGTTTCGCGCGGCGGCGCAAGATCGCCGAGTACACCGGCGAGCGGATCACCAACGCCGAGGCCGCGCGCCGCAGCGCCGGCCGGCCGGTGCTGCGCATCAGCGGCCTGGACCAGCGCTGGTCGATCGACGGCGGCCGGGGCGGCAACGGCACCCATTACATCAACCACTCGTGCCGACCCAACGCGTTCTTGCAGACGTTCGGAAAACGACTGCTCGTCCTCGCGCTGCGCGACATCCGGCCCGGCGAGGAGATCACCGTCGACTACGTCGACACGTACCACTCCGACCGCAAGCGCTGCGGCTGCCGCGTTCCGGGCTGTCGCGGAACGATCAACAAGCCGAAGCGCGCGTAG
- a CDS encoding DUF190 domain-containing protein: MIAHNAVLMRIYVSESARTGKRSTTQALVERLLEHGFRGATVFRGIEGFGSHRRLSVDWNPDAPGDLPMLIEVATDDIERLRGFLSTIDEVLTDGLVTLERIQRLICKSGGT; this comes from the coding sequence ATGATCGCTCACAACGCCGTGCTCATGCGGATCTACGTCTCGGAGAGCGCGCGCACCGGCAAACGTTCGACGACGCAGGCGTTGGTCGAACGGCTGCTCGAGCACGGCTTCCGTGGCGCGACCGTTTTTCGGGGGATCGAAGGTTTCGGAAGCCATCGGCGGCTCTCGGTCGACTGGAACCCCGACGCGCCGGGGGACCTGCCCATGCTGATCGAGGTCGCGACGGACGACATCGAACGGCTGCGCGGGTTCTTGAGCACGATCGACGAGGTCTTGACCGACGGCCTGGTCACGCTCGAGCGCATCCAGCGTCTGATCTGCAAGTCGGGGGGCACCTGA
- a CDS encoding DUF190 domain-containing protein codes for MIADPSFVQGQLLRIFVGEDAHYHGQPLHLAIIELLKREGVAGASAFRGIEGFGSHHEIHLNRVFAIGGKLPILIEVVDSEERIAALLPQIEQMIDEGAVTLERVEYRRFLNAR; via the coding sequence ATGATCGCTGACCCGTCCTTCGTCCAGGGGCAGCTGCTGCGGATCTTCGTCGGCGAGGATGCCCACTACCATGGGCAGCCGCTCCACCTCGCGATCATCGAACTGCTCAAGCGCGAAGGGGTCGCCGGCGCCAGCGCCTTTCGGGGCATCGAAGGCTTCGGCTCGCATCACGAGATCCACCTCAACCGCGTCTTCGCGATCGGCGGGAAACTGCCGATCTTGATCGAGGTCGTCGACTCCGAGGAGCGCATCGCGGCGCTGCTGCCGCAGATCGAGCAGATGATCGACGAAGGCGCGGTGACGCTCGAGCGGGTCGAGTACCGGCGCTTTCTCAACGCGCGCTGA
- a CDS encoding universal stress protein — protein sequence MFSHVLVGWDETAIADRAVDVAAEVARRFDARLAIVDVVQPVPHGGPDERERQAELRGHRLHGEEAVARAARHGVTASFALIEDGDAAHALVDAAHRIGADLIVVGRRHSGSLERKLLGSVSDTVLRLAQTPVLVVSDELRG from the coding sequence ATGTTCTCGCACGTGCTGGTCGGTTGGGACGAGACCGCGATCGCCGATCGCGCGGTCGACGTCGCCGCGGAGGTCGCGCGCCGGTTCGACGCCCGCCTCGCCATCGTCGACGTCGTCCAACCGGTCCCGCACGGCGGTCCGGACGAACGCGAGCGTCAAGCGGAGCTGCGCGGACATCGGCTGCACGGCGAGGAAGCCGTGGCGCGTGCCGCGCGGCACGGCGTCACCGCGTCGTTCGCATTGATCGAGGACGGCGACGCAGCACACGCGCTCGTCGACGCGGCGCACCGCATCGGCGCCGACCTCATCGTGGTCGGGCGCCGTCACAGCGGCAGCCTCGAGCGCAAGCTCCTGGGCAGCGTGTCGGACACGGTCCTCCGGCTGGCGCAAACACCGGTCCTCGTCGTGAGCGACGAGCTGCGGGGCTGA